A stretch of the Denticeps clupeoides chromosome 6, fDenClu1.1, whole genome shotgun sequence genome encodes the following:
- the LOC114793112 gene encoding protocadherin alpha-C2 isoform X2, with protein sequence MHPPESAPRPWKRHVAPLLLLSALWSTASSVTRYSVPEEMETGTVVANLATDLNLDVRSFVERKVKLDHVHNKKYLDINKASGDLFVVEKIDREYLCPTKTSSSCFLKMDVILENPLRIFNVELEILDRNDNAPQFRREAMHLDISESASPGERFSITNAVDMDVGENSIKTYYLSRSEHFAIDLQSGSDGTIYVGLLLKKALDREQRAVHGLVLTAVDGGDPPRSGTASIIVQVLDTNDNSPQFDRQVYSVDLIENASLGTLVMRLNVTDLDEGSNAELLFSYTLYTSEKTQEVFSLDSSTGEIRVKGVIDYEEIKSFEMYVEAKDQGTQPLSSTCKVLVFVTDLNDNHPEITVKSLKSSVEESAEIGTVIAVISVSDRDSGDNGKVELVIHNEHSLPFVLNKSSDDYFTLLVSKPLDREMVSSYEITFKVKDRGSPFLSDNETIKLEILDVNDNAPQFPQSIYTIHLKENNEPGTMLSSLSAYDPDLNENQYLVYFIMEKVIANTSMSMLFSINPENGNLYALKTFDFEREKEFLFHIEARDSGVPPLSSNVTVHVVILDQNDNTPLIVSPWRAQGTVIEQVIPRSTDKGSLITKVIALDTDSFENSRITYQFLQTTDATLFTLNQYNGEVRTARMFSYRDPRHQRLVIAAKDNGEPPLSATVTIKITTVEQAITPFAETTEVPLHYDLFTDLNLYLLIGLSSVSFLLLITILVIIVLKCQKPKPAKALHSNRNSIASQRNSTIADSTLISSDAYWYSMFLAETRKGNVVVRQPLPYGAGYFVSSIPRSTAVTETSESRASTLQYSK encoded by the exons ATGCATCCGCCCGAGTCCGCGCCACGGCCGTGGAAAAGGCACGTCGCGCCTCTCCTTCTGCTCTCGGCGCTGTGGAGCACAGCTTCGTCCGTAACCCGCTACTCCGTCCCCGAAGAAATGGAGACGGGGACCGTGGTGGCGAATTTAGCCACCGACCTGAACCTCGACGTGCGGAGCTTCGTGGAGCGGAAGGTGAAGCTCGATCACGTCCACAACAAGAAATACCTGGACATTAACAAAGCAAGCGGAGATCTGTTCGTCGTGGAGAAGATCGACAGGGAGTATCTCTGTCCGACCAAAACGTCATCGTCGTGTTTCCTAAAAATGGACGTCATCCTCGAGAATCCCCTGCGCATCTTTAACGTCGAGCTCGAAATTCTGGACAGGAACGACAACGCCCCGCAGTTCCGCAGGGAAGCGATGCACTTGGACATCTCCGAGTCGGCGTCGCCAGGTGAGCGCTTCTCCATAACGAACGCGGTGGACATGGACGTGGGCGAGAACTCCATTAAGACCTATTACCTGAGCCGCAGCGAGCACTTCGCCATCGACCTGCAGTCGGGAAGCGACGGCACCATATACGTGGGCCTGCTGTTGAAGAAGGCCCTGGACAGGGAGCAGCGGGCCGTCCACGGCCTCGTCCTCACGGCCGTGGACGGCGGGGACCCGCCGCGCTCCGGTACGGCGAGCATCATCGTCCAGGTGCTGGACACCAACGACAACTCTCCCCAGTTCGATCGGCAGGTCTACTCGGTGGACTTGATAGAAAACGCGTCGCTGGGGACTTTGGTCATGAGGCTCAATGTCACGGACCTGGATGAGGGTTCTAACGCGGAACTGCTGTTCTCCTACACTCTGTACACTTCGGAGAAGACACAGGAGGTGTTCTCCTTGGATTCTAGCACAGGGGAAATCCGAGTGAAGGGTGTAATTGACTACGAGGAGATTAAAAGTTTCGAAATGTATGTGGAAGCCAAAGACCAGGGCACCCAACCCCTGTCCAGCACTTGTAAGGTGCTTGTGTTCGTCACCGACTTGAATGACAACCATCCCGAAATCACGGTCAAGTCTTTAAAAAGTTCAGTGGAGGAGAGTGCTGAGATAGGAACGGTGATCGCGGTGATTAGTGTCAGTGACCGAGACTCTGGTGACAATGGCAAAGTCGAGCTGGTCATTCACAACGAACATTCGTTGCCATTTGTGCTCAACAAGTCCTCGGACGACTACTTCACTCTGCTTGTGTCCAAGCCTCTTGACCGCGAGATGGTCTCCAGTTATGAGATTACGTTTAAAGTTAAAGACAGGGGGTCCCCGTTCCTGTCTGACAATGAAACCATAAAACTGGAAATTCTCGACGTGAACGACAATGCACCCCAGTTTCCGCAGTCCATCTACACCATCCATCTAAAGGAAAACAACGAGCCCGGGACAATGCTGAGTTCCCTCTCGGCGTACGACCCAGACCTGAACGAAAACCAGTATCTGGtctatttcatcatggagaagGTGATAGCCAACACCTCCATGTCCATGCTGTTCTCCATCAACCCAGAGAATGGCAACCTTTATGCGCTGAAGACGTTCGACTTCGAAAGGGAGAAGGAGTTCCTGTTCCACATCGAGGCTCGGGACTCGGGTGTCCCTCCTCTTAGCAGTAACGTCACAGTCCACGTGGTCATCCTGGACCAGAACGACAACACCCCACTCATCGTGTCACCGTGGCGGGCACAAGGTACCGTCATAGAGCAGGTCATCCCCAGGTCAACCGACAAGGGCTCTTTAATCACCAAGGTGATCGCCCTGGACACGGACTCGTTTGAGAACTCCCGCATCACTTACCAGTTCCTCCAGACCACCGACGCCACCTTGTTCACCCTTAACCAGTATAACGGGGAGGTGAGGACTGCGAGGATGTTCAGTTACAGAGACCCCCGCCACCAGCGCCTCGTAATCGCCGCCAAGGACAACGGTGAGCCCCCTCTGTCTGCTACGGTCACCATCAAGATCACCACGGTGGAACAGGCCATCACGCCGTTTGCAGAGACCACCGAGGTCCCCCTGCACTACGATCTGTTCACCGATTTAAACTTGTACCTGCTCATCGGCCTCAGCTCGGTGTCCTTTTTGCTGCTCATCACTATTCTGGTGATCATCGTGCTCAAGTGCCAGAAACCCAAGCCGGCCAAGGCGCTGCACTCCAACAGAAACAGCATCGCCAGCCAGAGAAATTCCACCATCGCCGATTCAACCCTGATCTCCAGCGATGCCTACTGGTACAGCATGTTTCTGGCTGAGACCAGGAAAGGAAACGTGGTCGTCAGGCAGCCTTTACCCTACGGAGCTGGTTATTTTGTGTCCAGCATTCCCAGAAGTACAGCAGTGACAGAGACCAGCGAGTCACGGGCCTCCACGCTGCAG TACTCTAAATGA
- the LOC114793112 gene encoding protocadherin alpha-C2 isoform X1 — protein sequence MHPPESAPRPWKRHVAPLLLLSALWSTASSVTRYSVPEEMETGTVVANLATDLNLDVRSFVERKVKLDHVHNKKYLDINKASGDLFVVEKIDREYLCPTKTSSSCFLKMDVILENPLRIFNVELEILDRNDNAPQFRREAMHLDISESASPGERFSITNAVDMDVGENSIKTYYLSRSEHFAIDLQSGSDGTIYVGLLLKKALDREQRAVHGLVLTAVDGGDPPRSGTASIIVQVLDTNDNSPQFDRQVYSVDLIENASLGTLVMRLNVTDLDEGSNAELLFSYTLYTSEKTQEVFSLDSSTGEIRVKGVIDYEEIKSFEMYVEAKDQGTQPLSSTCKVLVFVTDLNDNHPEITVKSLKSSVEESAEIGTVIAVISVSDRDSGDNGKVELVIHNEHSLPFVLNKSSDDYFTLLVSKPLDREMVSSYEITFKVKDRGSPFLSDNETIKLEILDVNDNAPQFPQSIYTIHLKENNEPGTMLSSLSAYDPDLNENQYLVYFIMEKVIANTSMSMLFSINPENGNLYALKTFDFEREKEFLFHIEARDSGVPPLSSNVTVHVVILDQNDNTPLIVSPWRAQGTVIEQVIPRSTDKGSLITKVIALDTDSFENSRITYQFLQTTDATLFTLNQYNGEVRTARMFSYRDPRHQRLVIAAKDNGEPPLSATVTIKITTVEQAITPFAETTEVPLHYDLFTDLNLYLLIGLSSVSFLLLITILVIIVLKCQKPKPAKALHSNRNSIASQRNSTIADSTLISSDAYWYSMFLAETRKGNVVVRQPLPYGAGYFVSSIPRSTAVTETSESRASTLQESRTSSDLP from the exons ATGCATCCGCCCGAGTCCGCGCCACGGCCGTGGAAAAGGCACGTCGCGCCTCTCCTTCTGCTCTCGGCGCTGTGGAGCACAGCTTCGTCCGTAACCCGCTACTCCGTCCCCGAAGAAATGGAGACGGGGACCGTGGTGGCGAATTTAGCCACCGACCTGAACCTCGACGTGCGGAGCTTCGTGGAGCGGAAGGTGAAGCTCGATCACGTCCACAACAAGAAATACCTGGACATTAACAAAGCAAGCGGAGATCTGTTCGTCGTGGAGAAGATCGACAGGGAGTATCTCTGTCCGACCAAAACGTCATCGTCGTGTTTCCTAAAAATGGACGTCATCCTCGAGAATCCCCTGCGCATCTTTAACGTCGAGCTCGAAATTCTGGACAGGAACGACAACGCCCCGCAGTTCCGCAGGGAAGCGATGCACTTGGACATCTCCGAGTCGGCGTCGCCAGGTGAGCGCTTCTCCATAACGAACGCGGTGGACATGGACGTGGGCGAGAACTCCATTAAGACCTATTACCTGAGCCGCAGCGAGCACTTCGCCATCGACCTGCAGTCGGGAAGCGACGGCACCATATACGTGGGCCTGCTGTTGAAGAAGGCCCTGGACAGGGAGCAGCGGGCCGTCCACGGCCTCGTCCTCACGGCCGTGGACGGCGGGGACCCGCCGCGCTCCGGTACGGCGAGCATCATCGTCCAGGTGCTGGACACCAACGACAACTCTCCCCAGTTCGATCGGCAGGTCTACTCGGTGGACTTGATAGAAAACGCGTCGCTGGGGACTTTGGTCATGAGGCTCAATGTCACGGACCTGGATGAGGGTTCTAACGCGGAACTGCTGTTCTCCTACACTCTGTACACTTCGGAGAAGACACAGGAGGTGTTCTCCTTGGATTCTAGCACAGGGGAAATCCGAGTGAAGGGTGTAATTGACTACGAGGAGATTAAAAGTTTCGAAATGTATGTGGAAGCCAAAGACCAGGGCACCCAACCCCTGTCCAGCACTTGTAAGGTGCTTGTGTTCGTCACCGACTTGAATGACAACCATCCCGAAATCACGGTCAAGTCTTTAAAAAGTTCAGTGGAGGAGAGTGCTGAGATAGGAACGGTGATCGCGGTGATTAGTGTCAGTGACCGAGACTCTGGTGACAATGGCAAAGTCGAGCTGGTCATTCACAACGAACATTCGTTGCCATTTGTGCTCAACAAGTCCTCGGACGACTACTTCACTCTGCTTGTGTCCAAGCCTCTTGACCGCGAGATGGTCTCCAGTTATGAGATTACGTTTAAAGTTAAAGACAGGGGGTCCCCGTTCCTGTCTGACAATGAAACCATAAAACTGGAAATTCTCGACGTGAACGACAATGCACCCCAGTTTCCGCAGTCCATCTACACCATCCATCTAAAGGAAAACAACGAGCCCGGGACAATGCTGAGTTCCCTCTCGGCGTACGACCCAGACCTGAACGAAAACCAGTATCTGGtctatttcatcatggagaagGTGATAGCCAACACCTCCATGTCCATGCTGTTCTCCATCAACCCAGAGAATGGCAACCTTTATGCGCTGAAGACGTTCGACTTCGAAAGGGAGAAGGAGTTCCTGTTCCACATCGAGGCTCGGGACTCGGGTGTCCCTCCTCTTAGCAGTAACGTCACAGTCCACGTGGTCATCCTGGACCAGAACGACAACACCCCACTCATCGTGTCACCGTGGCGGGCACAAGGTACCGTCATAGAGCAGGTCATCCCCAGGTCAACCGACAAGGGCTCTTTAATCACCAAGGTGATCGCCCTGGACACGGACTCGTTTGAGAACTCCCGCATCACTTACCAGTTCCTCCAGACCACCGACGCCACCTTGTTCACCCTTAACCAGTATAACGGGGAGGTGAGGACTGCGAGGATGTTCAGTTACAGAGACCCCCGCCACCAGCGCCTCGTAATCGCCGCCAAGGACAACGGTGAGCCCCCTCTGTCTGCTACGGTCACCATCAAGATCACCACGGTGGAACAGGCCATCACGCCGTTTGCAGAGACCACCGAGGTCCCCCTGCACTACGATCTGTTCACCGATTTAAACTTGTACCTGCTCATCGGCCTCAGCTCGGTGTCCTTTTTGCTGCTCATCACTATTCTGGTGATCATCGTGCTCAAGTGCCAGAAACCCAAGCCGGCCAAGGCGCTGCACTCCAACAGAAACAGCATCGCCAGCCAGAGAAATTCCACCATCGCCGATTCAACCCTGATCTCCAGCGATGCCTACTGGTACAGCATGTTTCTGGCTGAGACCAGGAAAGGAAACGTGGTCGTCAGGCAGCCTTTACCCTACGGAGCTGGTTATTTTGTGTCCAGCATTCCCAGAAGTACAGCAGTGACAGAGACCAGCGAGTCACGGGCCTCCACGCTGCAG GAATCAAGAACAAGCAGTGATCTGCCTTGA